One window from the genome of Epinephelus fuscoguttatus linkage group LG3, E.fuscoguttatus.final_Chr_v1 encodes:
- the LOC125886556 gene encoding perforin-1-like yields MSTATMARLWHLMFLCWAWTPLCLLSSVSFRGTPQECEKAPFVPGYNLGGEGFDIVTMERKGAYVIDTETWKLGNGTCRLFSNSYMNRESQKVPVAVVDWRTLPKCSLKVSGVLYDSVEALVNDSTSAVSNDWKVGLEIPVDPSVTLGVGFGGSHSKESIFGMQKSKQDRYTFSGHSVYCNYYRYRLATKPPLSHDFESAVNSLPSYSPKTLSLYRNLIDTYGTHYITQVSLGGQIKAITSIKTCKATMNGLTATEVNDCLSVEASASFASTASIKAEYKHCQEKKKKLGLTQNFHTMFNERNTEVIGGHIDGADILFADQTNPSVYNSWFGSLKTTPDVVQYNLKPLHTILSSAHPARAGLKQEVEKYIKKNAVLKKCSETCQIGQRSNKRDPCACVCNSDQNIKSNCCPAGKGLATLKVFRLYAQGLYGDRWTQTDGSVEVRYGDQVKRTAIISNNDNPTWSEKFEFGPIVINMRDKLTFRVYDEDTYWDSDLLGECSFDLHRGKVSDSCMFDHGTFFFSYIVECAPSLGGHQCQEYMPSPMSPSLAKVFHTRNGVLLGDLGKRYAKSLSQSG; encoded by the exons ATGTCAACAGCCACG ATGGCCAGGCTGTGGCATCTCATGTTCCTGTGCTGGGCATGGactcctctgtgtctgctgtccAGTGTAAGCTTCAGAGGTACACCACAGGAGTGTGAAAAGGCTCCCTTTGTCCCTGGTTACAATCTGGGTGGAGAGGGCTTCGACATCGTCACAATGGAACGGAAAGGTGCCTATGTCATCGACACTGAAACATGGAAGCTTGGCAATGGCACATGCAGGCTATTCAGCAACAGCTACATGAACCGAGAGAGCCAGAAGGTTCCAGTTGCCGTGGTGGACTGGAGAACCCTCCCTAAGTGCAGTTTGAAGGTCTCCGGTGTACTCTATGATTCTGTCGAAGCTCTTGTCAATGATTCCACCTCAGCTGTGTCCAATGATTGGAAAGTTGGCCTTGAAATCCCTGTAGACCCATCTGTCACTCTTGGTGTTGGCTTTGGAGGTTCCCACTCCAAAGAATCTATCTTTGGCATGCAGAAGTCCAAACAAGACCGCTACACCTTCTCTGGCCATTCTGTCTACTGTAACTACTACCG CTACAGACTGGCAACAAAACCTCCACTGAGTCATGATTTTGAATCAGCTGTGAACTCCCTTCCTTCCTATTCACCCAAAACATTGTCATTATATCGCAACCTGATTGACACTTATGGTACACATTACATCACACAAGTGTCGCTAGGAGGGCAAATAAAAGCAATCACTTCCATCAAGACCTGCAAGGCAACCATGAATGGACTGACAGCAACAGAAGTCAATGACTGTCTGTCAGTGGAGGCCTCTGCTAGCTTTGCAAGCACTGCCAGCATTAAGGCCGAATACAAGCACTGtcaggaaaagaagaagaagttaggccTTACCCAAAATTTCCACACCATGTTTAATGAGCGTAACACAGAGGTCATTGGTGGACACATTGACGGTGCTGATATCCTCTTTGCAGACCAAACAAACCCATCGGTCTATAACAGCTGGTTTGGATCACTGAAAACCACTCCTGATGTGGTCCAATACAACCTAAAGCCACTGCACACCATACTCTCAAGTGCTCATCCTGCCAGGGCCGGACTGAAGCAAGAGGTGGAAAAGTACATCAAGAAAAATGCAGTGTTGAAAAAATGCTCAGAAACCTGTCAGATTGGGCAAAGATCCAATAAAAGGGATCCTTGTGCTTGTGTTTGCAACAGTGATCAGAATATCAAGTCAAACTGCTGTCCTGCTGGGAAAGGTCTTGCTACATTAAAGGTTTTCAGGCTCTATGCACAAGGGTTGTATGGTGATAGGTGGACTCAGACAGATGGTTCAGTTGAGGTGAGATACGGAGATCAGGTAAAGCGCACTGCCATCATAAGTAACAACGACAATCCCACATGGTCGGAGAAATTTGAATTCGGACCCATCGTCATTAATATGAGAGACAAACTTACGTTCCGTGTTTATGATGAGGATACCTACTGGGATAGTGATCTACTTGGTGAGTGTTCATTTGATCTGCATAGAGGGAAAGTGAGTGACAGCTGTATGTTTGACCATGgtaccttcttcttctcctacATAGTAGAATGTGCACCAAGTCTCGGTGGTCACCAATGTCAAGAATACATGCCCTCCCCCATGAGTCCCTCTTTGGCCAAGGTCTTCCACACCAGAAATGGGGTCCTTCTTGGAGACCTGGGGAAGAGGTATGCTAAGTCACTCAGTCAGTCAGGTTAA